A window of the Gordonia humi genome harbors these coding sequences:
- a CDS encoding glycine betaine ABC transporter substrate-binding protein produces the protein MGIQRRITTALVAGVLAAVSLTACADDQRPLTVGHGDSPEMTTAAAVYAGALARTGMDVETLPHAESQKELLDGVASGGLGLFPAFTGDLLVQLTPAPTAISAEDVIADVNRSLPQQVAIGDPASVSDRWQVLAGQDLKERSGVETLADCGRFPADLPIVVVQTPSTSVLDAIAGCHHGPVRSVPTVDELVTQVRTGRALGLATALDTASVTDLAGVQALKSDGPPIAQDLVPVFASGRFEKPQLKALSRVAGELTTADLAQLVREVRDGGSPRAVADQWLATHGV, from the coding sequence ATGGGCATTCAACGACGAATCACGACCGCACTCGTTGCGGGGGTCCTGGCCGCCGTCTCGCTCACGGCGTGCGCCGACGACCAACGGCCGCTGACGGTTGGTCACGGCGACTCGCCGGAGATGACGACCGCCGCCGCCGTGTACGCGGGCGCGCTCGCCCGCACCGGGATGGACGTCGAGACGCTGCCGCACGCGGAATCGCAGAAGGAGTTGCTCGACGGGGTGGCCTCCGGCGGCCTCGGGCTGTTCCCGGCGTTCACCGGCGACCTCCTGGTCCAACTGACGCCGGCACCGACGGCGATCAGCGCCGAGGACGTGATCGCCGACGTCAACCGATCCCTGCCGCAGCAGGTCGCCATCGGCGATCCCGCGTCGGTCTCGGACCGCTGGCAGGTGCTCGCGGGGCAGGATCTCAAGGAGCGGTCGGGCGTGGAGACGCTCGCCGACTGCGGGAGGTTCCCCGCCGACCTGCCGATCGTGGTGGTGCAGACTCCGTCGACATCGGTGCTCGACGCGATCGCCGGATGTCACCACGGCCCGGTGCGCAGCGTGCCGACCGTCGACGAACTGGTGACCCAGGTGCGAACGGGACGTGCGCTCGGCCTGGCGACGGCACTCGACACGGCGTCGGTGACCGATCTCGCCGGGGTACAGGCGCTCAAGTCCGACGGCCCGCCGATCGCGCAGGATCTCGTCCCGGTGTTCGCGAGTGGGCGATTCGAGAAGCCGCAGCTCAAGGCGCTCAGCCGGGTGGCCGGTGAACTCACGACAGCGGACCTCGCGCAACTCGTGCGCGAGGTCCGTGACGGTGGCTCCCCGCGCGCCGTCGCCGATCAGTGGCTGGCGACGCACGGGGTCTAG
- a CDS encoding flavin-containing monooxygenase — MTTQDVEIAIIGAGFSGLGAAIKLAQNGVEDYLVLDRGADFGGTWRDNVYPGAACDVPSHLYSYSFAQNPEWTRSYSHQPEIHRYINKVADEHAIADRTWFGTDVIGAEWDEDNTRWTITAERDGVTHTIHANIVVGGIGPLCEPNLPDIDGIDAFGGKIVHTARWDTDFDFAGKRVAVIGTGASAIQAVPQLGKVVEHMDVYQRTAPWIIPRNERPYLSVENWAFKNVPGLQSLIRGTIYSANEFVAAGMTFAPKALKPVEAICRGNIFRGIRDPKLREAVTPTFAVGCKRILKSNDWYPTLDRPNVDLVTDGIAKVTETGIVTNDGTTRDVDVIVVATGFHVTDSPAFATIHGVGGRSLAQVWEDGGMQAYKGSFVHGFPNLMLLVGPSTGLGHTSMVYMIESQLNYLVDYIRKTRAAGIGRTEVKLEAQDRYNDRLQHTLRNSVWETGGCASWYKDVNGKITSLWPGFTFTFRNRTREFDIAAYDVAPSVSPELAVTPGA, encoded by the coding sequence ATGACAACGCAGGATGTAGAGATCGCCATCATCGGCGCGGGCTTCTCCGGGCTCGGCGCAGCCATCAAGCTCGCCCAGAACGGCGTCGAGGACTACCTCGTCCTCGACCGCGGCGCCGACTTCGGCGGCACATGGCGCGACAACGTGTATCCGGGCGCCGCATGCGACGTGCCGTCGCATCTGTACTCCTATTCCTTCGCCCAGAACCCGGAGTGGACCCGCTCGTACTCGCATCAGCCGGAGATCCACCGGTACATCAACAAGGTGGCCGACGAGCACGCGATCGCCGACCGCACCTGGTTCGGCACCGACGTGATCGGTGCCGAATGGGACGAGGACAACACCCGCTGGACCATCACCGCCGAGCGCGACGGAGTCACGCACACGATCCACGCGAACATCGTCGTCGGCGGCATCGGCCCGCTCTGCGAGCCCAACCTCCCCGACATCGACGGCATCGACGCGTTCGGCGGCAAGATCGTCCACACCGCACGGTGGGACACCGACTTCGACTTCGCGGGCAAGCGGGTCGCCGTCATCGGCACCGGCGCGTCCGCCATCCAGGCGGTGCCGCAGCTGGGCAAGGTGGTCGAGCACATGGACGTCTACCAGCGCACCGCTCCGTGGATCATCCCGCGCAACGAGCGCCCGTACCTGTCGGTCGAGAACTGGGCGTTCAAGAACGTCCCCGGTCTGCAGAGCCTGATCCGCGGCACCATCTACTCCGCCAACGAGTTCGTCGCCGCGGGGATGACCTTCGCGCCCAAGGCACTCAAGCCCGTCGAGGCGATCTGCCGCGGCAATATCTTCCGCGGCATCCGAGATCCGAAGCTGCGCGAGGCCGTGACCCCGACGTTCGCCGTCGGCTGCAAGCGCATCCTGAAGTCCAACGACTGGTACCCGACGCTCGACCGCCCGAACGTCGACCTGGTGACCGACGGCATCGCGAAGGTCACCGAGACCGGCATCGTCACCAACGACGGCACGACCCGTGACGTCGACGTGATCGTCGTCGCCACCGGATTCCACGTGACCGACTCCCCCGCGTTCGCCACCATCCACGGCGTCGGCGGCCGCTCCCTGGCACAGGTCTGGGAGGACGGCGGCATGCAGGCCTACAAGGGCTCGTTCGTCCACGGCTTCCCGAATCTCATGCTGCTCGTCGGACCGTCGACGGGTCTGGGCCACACCTCGATGGTCTACATGATCGAGTCGCAGCTCAATTACCTCGTGGACTACATCCGCAAGACCCGGGCCGCGGGCATCGGCCGCACCGAGGTCAAGCTCGAGGCACAGGACCGTTACAACGACCGACTCCAGCACACTCTCCGCAACAGCGTGTGGGAGACCGGCGGCTGCGCCTCCTGGTACAAGGACGTGAACGGAAAGATCACCTCGCTGTGGCCCGGCTTCACCTTCACCTTCCGCAACAGGACTCGCGAGTTCGACATCGCCGCCTACGACGTGGCGCCCAGCGTCTCGCCCGAACTGGCCGTGACTCCCGGCGCCTGA
- a CDS encoding SDR family NAD(P)-dependent oxidoreductase: MKDFRNKVIVITGAASGMGRDLAVQLAKRGAKLAISDMNADGLAETERLVKDTGAQVHSQLLNVAEREAFLEYADTVAAHYGTVNAIFNNAGIAHHGEVEVTEFKDIERVMDVDYWGVVNGTKAFLPYIIASGDGHIVNTSSLFGILAEPGQAAYNSAKFAVRGFTEALNQEMIIAKHPVKVTCVHPGGIKTAIARNATTSGDHDQKSTAELFDKYLANTSSEKAAQIIIKAVEREHARVLVGADAKLLDVAVRLVGSKYQAVGARLTGWGLSKFSK; encoded by the coding sequence GTGAAAGACTTCCGCAACAAGGTCATCGTCATCACCGGCGCCGCGTCCGGCATGGGCCGCGATCTCGCGGTGCAGCTCGCGAAGCGAGGAGCCAAGCTCGCCATCTCCGATATGAACGCGGACGGGCTCGCCGAGACCGAGCGTCTGGTGAAAGACACCGGCGCGCAGGTGCACTCGCAACTGTTGAACGTCGCCGAACGCGAGGCGTTCCTGGAGTACGCGGACACCGTCGCCGCGCACTACGGCACCGTGAACGCGATCTTCAACAATGCGGGCATCGCGCACCACGGTGAGGTGGAGGTGACCGAGTTCAAGGACATCGAACGCGTCATGGACGTCGACTACTGGGGCGTCGTCAACGGCACCAAAGCGTTCCTGCCGTACATCATCGCCTCGGGCGACGGTCACATCGTCAACACGTCGTCGCTGTTCGGCATCCTCGCCGAGCCGGGGCAGGCCGCCTACAACTCGGCGAAGTTCGCGGTCCGCGGCTTCACCGAGGCGCTCAACCAGGAGATGATCATCGCCAAGCATCCGGTCAAGGTGACCTGTGTGCATCCGGGCGGCATCAAGACCGCGATCGCCCGCAACGCGACGACCTCCGGCGATCACGATCAGAAGTCGACGGCCGAGCTGTTCGACAAGTACCTGGCGAACACCTCGTCGGAGAAGGCCGCGCAGATCATCATCAAAGCCGTCGAACGCGAGCACGCTCGCGTCCTCGTCGGCGCCGACGCCAAGCTGCTCGACGTGGCCGTGCGGCTCGTCGGATCGAAGTACCAGGCCGTCGGCGCCCGGCTCACCGGTTGGGGACTCTCGAAGTTCTCCAAGTGA
- a CDS encoding MarC family protein, with the protein MPFELSVYTATAITLIVIMDPPGQVPVFLSLVGRRPPEFRRKAAWQAPLVSLFVISLFAVGGRAILAYLHIGIPALQGAGGLLLLLVALQLLTGSGEPRTAASSDDVNVALVPLGTPLLAGPGAIAAVIVAVSEGHGDIGAYTAIGAAILTAHAVVCLALLYSTTLIRILKPGGITLLAKIAGLLLAAIAVQLVATSVIGFAATA; encoded by the coding sequence GTGCCGTTCGAACTCTCCGTCTACACCGCCACGGCGATCACCCTGATCGTCATCATGGACCCGCCCGGCCAGGTCCCGGTCTTCCTGTCGCTGGTCGGTCGACGGCCGCCCGAGTTCCGGCGCAAGGCGGCCTGGCAGGCGCCGCTGGTCTCGTTGTTCGTGATCTCGCTGTTCGCGGTCGGCGGCCGGGCGATCCTCGCCTACCTGCACATCGGGATCCCGGCCCTGCAGGGTGCGGGCGGACTGCTGCTTCTCCTGGTCGCGCTGCAACTGCTGACCGGTTCGGGGGAGCCGCGGACCGCGGCGTCGTCGGACGACGTGAACGTGGCGTTGGTGCCGCTGGGAACGCCGCTGCTGGCCGGACCGGGCGCGATCGCCGCGGTGATCGTCGCGGTCAGCGAAGGACACGGGGACATCGGCGCGTACACCGCGATCGGTGCGGCGATCCTGACCGCGCACGCGGTGGTGTGCCTTGCCCTGCTCTACTCGACGACTCTGATCCGCATCCTGAAGCCGGGTGGCATCACCCTGCTCGCGAAGATCGCCGGTCTGCTCCTCGCGGCGATCGCCGTCCAGCTCGTGGCGACATCGGTCATCGGATTCGCGGCGACGGCCTGA